The sequence below is a genomic window from Mycobacteroides abscessus ATCC 19977.
TAGATATCGCTGTGACCATCCCCACCGAGCTGGATGCTTCGATGCGGGGACGCGTTGCCGAACGTCGAGAGCAGGTGGCCAAAGATGGTGCCCTGGCGGAGAAGACGGCGTACATAATGGCCACCTCTGGGTCGACAGGCCGGCCCAAACTGGTGCCGATCTCCCATGGCGCATTGGCGCTGTTCGTTCGTGCGGCCGGTGATGCATATGGCTGGTGCGCGCAGGACCGCATTCTGCAGTGTGCACCACTGACATCGGATATCAGCGTCGAGGAAGTCTTCGTGGCCGCGAGCCGCGGCGTGCAGGTCATCCGTTCTGCCGCGATGAAATCCGCAGACCTGAGCGCACTTGTGCATGACATTCGTGAGGCCGGCCCAACCCTGCTCGACTTGCCGACCGCCGTGTGGCATCTGTTATGCGAGGACGCTGAGTCGCTGGCCCTGATCGGCGCCTGCGGTGTGCGCCAGGTCGTCGTCGGGGGAGAAGCCATCCGTCCCGGTGCCGTAGATCAATGGGTGAAATCGACGGACAAGAACGGCATCTCGCTCATCTCAACCTACGGGCCAACCGAGACCACGGTGGTCGTCACACACCTGTCCATCGCGGCGGGCGACGGTGTCGACTGCCGTCGAATGGGCGTACCGGTTGTGCCGAACACCGTCTTTGTCGCGTTCGGCGAAGTCGTCATCGTGGGTGGTACCGTCTCGGCGGGGTATCTGGGCACCCCAAGCGAGAGTTTCGGTGTGGTCCGCACCGGAGAGGGCAAGTCGCGACCGGCCTTCGCGACCGCCGATCGTGTGGTGTTCGACGAGGACGGACTTCCCTCGTTCGCCGGGCGCCGCGATGCCATCGTGAAGATCTCGGGCAAGAGGATTGACACCGCCGCGATCATCGCCCGCGTAGCCGAGGACCGGGCGGTTGCCGATGTCGACGTGGCGGTGCACAACGGCGCATTGGTGGTCTGGTTCCAGACCCGTCACGGTGTGGATGACAACGAATCGGCCGTGAGTATCAGACGTCTACTGGTAGAACTCGGTGTCTCATCCTTTGTTGTCGTAGCCGTGCCGAGTATTCCGCGGAAGCCGAACGGCAAGGTCGACAAGGACGGCCTGCGCGCCCTGCCGCAATTTGTGGAAGCGGTGCCCGATGAAGCCAAGGCTGGAGAATTGGCCGCCGGCCTGGCGCGAATCTGGAGCGAGCTGCTGGGACGCAGGATCGGCGCGGAATCTTCGCTTCTGGCCGAGGGGATCGGCTCGCTCGACCTGATCAGGATCCTGCCGGCCAGTCGCCGGCATCTCGGCCGCGAACTGTCGGTGTTGGATCTGATCAGCGCGGACAGCGCCGCTTACCTTGCGGCAGCGGGTGCGGCGGTCGATGAGCTGGCAAGGCGAGACATCGCCGATATCGCCACCGATCTAGAGCGGATGACGCACTCACGAGCCTTTGCGGCGTTGTGTGGCAATGCTTCCGGCGCCGTCGACGATGGTCCGATCGTCGTGCTCGGCGCCTCCGGAATTGTCGGCACCGGCTTCGCGCGCGCCACGCTGGAGCTGAAACGCGAAGGCAGGCTGCGGCCCGACGTCGTCCTGGTCACCAGATCGCCACTCCCCGACGATGGCCCCTGGCCGGGCCTCACGGGTGTCGGCGGTGTCAGGGTTCTACATGCTGGGCCGGAGTTCAATCCCGGGGCAGTGGACGAGCTGATTCGCGTCACCGGCGCGCGCACGCTGGTCAACTGCATAGGGAACACCAATGTGCTGGCCCCTTATCGCGATATCCGGGATGCCAATGTGGAATGGGTGTCTGCGGTCACTCGCGCCTGCACGTCTGGGGGTGTGCGGCTGATTCACATGTCGACCTTCGTCGTCAACGCCGATGCTGTCGCCGCCCAGGTCACCGACCCTCGCGAGGCGGTGTACCCCTACGCGGCGTCAAAGGCGCTGGCGGAACTGATTGTTGCGGCAGCGCCGGGCGAGCTCGACTTCACGCTCGTGCGGTTACCCCGAGTGCTCGGTGAGGCCGGCCAACTGGGTCGCAGCGCCGACATCCTGGTGTCGATTGTTGATGCATGTATGGCGTTGCACGCCTTCCCTTCCGTCAGGTTGATCGAAGAGGTGACCACCGGTGCTAGCGCAGCCAGAGCGATCCTGGGAGTGGCCGCAGCACCGTCCCCGCTCGGTCGGGGAGTGAACGTGGTGCGCGGCATGCCGGTTTCGTACACAGACTTCCTCGGTGGCTTCGGTATTGAAGGGCTCGAGCTACGCGAATGGAAACGACTTCTGGATCGCAGTGCTTGGGCAAAGCGGAATCCGCGGCGATGGTCGGTGATCGATGCCTGGGCAGGTCTGGGGATGCGGCTGGGGTCGCGCACCTATGGCGACTATCTCGCGGGCCATCGGACCATACCGCTCGAAACAGCGCACATAGCCGAGCTTTTCGCTGTCCCGGAATCGATTAGGGACCTACTTACCCAGGGATGTTCCCGATGACTGTAGCGCAGCCAAAGGAGGAGAATTCGCGATGAGTCTCAATGTCGTTCCCGAGGGCCTGACCGCGGCCAGTGCCGCGGTGGAGGCCCTGACCGCCCGGCTGGCCGCGGTGAATGCGGCCGCCGCCCCGGTGATCGGCGCGGTGATGCCACCGGCTGCGGATCCCGTATCGATGCAGAGCGCGGCCTTGTTCAGCGCGCACGGGCTCGAACGCACAGGTGCCGGTGCCAGGGCCGCTTATGAGCTGGGGCGGTCCGGAGTGGGCGCCACGGAGGCCGCCGCAAGCTACACCGTCGGCGATATACAAGCTGCTGCAACGTATCTACCGGGAATCGCATAGTGCCCGGGACAAATCACCACGATCAGAGAAAGGCAATGTTATGAGTTTGCTTGATGCGCATATTCCGGCTTTGGTGGCCGCGGAGGGCACTTTTGGTGCCAAGACGGCGTTGATGCGTTCGACGATTTCGCAGGCGGAGTCGGCGGCGTTGTCGGCGCAGGCGTTTCATGTGGGTGAGTCCTCGGTGGCGTTCCAGGCCGCGCATGCCCGGTTCGTGGAGGTAGCGGCCAAGGTCAACGCGCTGCTGGATATCGCGCAGGTCAACCTCGGTGATGCCGCGGCCACCTATGTGGCCGAGGACGCCGCCGCCGCCAGCCGTTACGTCGGCGTCTAACCCCAACAGACAGGACAGAGAAATGTCGCAGATTACTTTCAACTACCCCGCGATGCTGGCCCACGCCGGTGAGATGAACACCTACTCGGGTGTGCTGACCGCACTGGGTGCTGACCTGGCCGCCCAGCAGGCCTCCCTGCAGGCGGCCTGGCACGGTGATACCTCGATGAGCCAGGCCGCCTGGCAGGCCCAGTGGAACACCGCCATGGAAGAACTCATCCGCGCCTACCGCGCCATGGGCTCCACCCACGAAACCAACACCTTGTCGATGAACGCCCGCGACATGGCCGAAGGAGCCAAGTGGGGCGCATAAACGCCCGTCGACAGGCCTAAATCTATTGTGATTAAACAATTCAGGAGGAAATGAATATGTCCGAACAGATCTTTGCCATCAGCGGGATGCACTGCAACTCATGTGTGATGGGTGTGACCGAGGCGCTCACCGCGCTCGCACCGGTGCGCGAGGTGTCGGTGGACCTGGACCCTAAGGGCGCCTCGACGGTGCGTGTCCTGACCGACAGCGTGCTCTCTGTCGAAGAGGTTCATGACACGCTCGTGCGGGCCGGTGGCGATTTCGCCGTGGCCGCAGGATAGCCAGGGCAAGCCGAATTGCTGATGCCTCAGCCGAACTCGACAACGGTATGAGGTGCGCGCCACCGGTCGAGGCCGGGTAGCGCGTACAGCAACGGAGCCGCCCAGCGCAGTACCTTGCCGCGCCCTGCCGGCATCCGTAGCTCCCGAACACTGCGGATGCCGGGAATGGCGCGTAGTTCGTCGTATTGATTCGCGGTGAACGAGAATGGCATTGGCGGAACAACGTACTGCTCACTGAGCCGTATGCCGCGCTGTGAATGCGTGCTCAGGAATTTAGGTACCGAATCAAAAATCAGCCTGCCGCCCGGAAAGCGTTGCGCACAGACCGATATCAGGTCAAATACCAGATCGCGCTCCAGGTACTGGAACAGGCCCTCCGCGGTGATCAGCACACCCGCGGAGTCGTCGACCCTGTCCATCCACGAGTAGTCCAACGCTGATTGGGCGCAGTGAGACAACCGCTCCGATCGCGGAAGGAGCCGCTGCCGCAACCGCACAATGGGCTCCAGGTCTACCGAGAGCCAGGTTAGCCGGCCGTTGTCGACGCGCCAGAAACTGGTCTGCAGTCCCTCGGCCAACGCCACCACGGTGGCGCAGGGGTGGTAGTCCAGGTATTCCCGTGTCGCCTTGTCGAATATCAAGGCGCGCAAGGCTGTAGCCTGATGGGTACGACCG
It includes:
- a CDS encoding AMP-binding protein — its product is MTVVLEPQVDRVPMSRSQQNMYNGAVQASDPGLYLIGKSFRFHPIELAAFMCALEAAVAANPVQLCVLEPGVQHDRHPELVQRLQFGDIVSIAADEEGLTARTADAVASQWAADLKARPLVRYTVRTGADGRVRGLDIHAHHLLLDGGAIGVIEADLGRNLSSAKEAKVSRTTGALTRIATAHSREIAKADESLQRFGAAIQRELTDAARRSVPGQHCDGAASGAAKGVLLESVTVSAKAFDAITALAEREQVPLNILVAAAAVAVDASLRQSTQTLLIHAVDNRFGEPDLEVATCLVNSIAHPVSFPAFASVREVVRSLDRDYVKASRRRWLREEQYRRMYLAINKTAQVEALTFNFIRETCAPALRPFLSAAPRVTDIGPVEGMTVSCVADEDRRTLTLSIWHRSDLPKASAHPWVAERIAGALSSMEAMWHMPIAMTVNEWFGIGADGARRRGDDHAPAESTALPAWFVDSEDAVAEFLQRRRFVEPWIGWLIAAGVSPGDIVVCADDDSDKAIDLLIACHLAGCGYSVCENSEGLVARSDSIAMQGDDITVHAVDIAVTIPTELDASMRGRVAERREQVAKDGALAEKTAYIMATSGSTGRPKLVPISHGALALFVRAAGDAYGWCAQDRILQCAPLTSDISVEEVFVAASRGVQVIRSAAMKSADLSALVHDIREAGPTLLDLPTAVWHLLCEDAESLALIGACGVRQVVVGGEAIRPGAVDQWVKSTDKNGISLISTYGPTETTVVVTHLSIAAGDGVDCRRMGVPVVPNTVFVAFGEVVIVGGTVSAGYLGTPSESFGVVRTGEGKSRPAFATADRVVFDEDGLPSFAGRRDAIVKISGKRIDTAAIIARVAEDRAVADVDVAVHNGALVVWFQTRHGVDDNESAVSIRRLLVELGVSSFVVVAVPSIPRKPNGKVDKDGLRALPQFVEAVPDEAKAGELAAGLARIWSELLGRRIGAESSLLAEGIGSLDLIRILPASRRHLGRELSVLDLISADSAAYLAAAGAAVDELARRDIADIATDLERMTHSRAFAALCGNASGAVDDGPIVVLGASGIVGTGFARATLELKREGRLRPDVVLVTRSPLPDDGPWPGLTGVGGVRVLHAGPEFNPGAVDELIRVTGARTLVNCIGNTNVLAPYRDIRDANVEWVSAVTRACTSGGVRLIHMSTFVVNADAVAAQVTDPREAVYPYAASKALAELIVAAAPGELDFTLVRLPRVLGEAGQLGRSADILVSIVDACMALHAFPSVRLIEEVTTGASAARAILGVAAAPSPLGRGVNVVRGMPVSYTDFLGGFGIEGLELREWKRLLDRSAWAKRNPRRWSVIDAWAGLGMRLGSRTYGDYLAGHRTIPLETAHIAELFAVPESIRDLLTQGCSR
- a CDS encoding PE family protein, coding for MSLNVVPEGLTAASAAVEALTARLAAVNAAAAPVIGAVMPPAADPVSMQSAALFSAHGLERTGAGARAAYELGRSGVGATEAAASYTVGDIQAAATYLPGIA
- a CDS encoding type VII secretion system protein EsxS; amino-acid sequence: MSLLDAHIPALVAAEGTFGAKTALMRSTISQAESAALSAQAFHVGESSVAFQAAHARFVEVAAKVNALLDIAQVNLGDAAATYVAEDAAAASRYVGV
- a CDS encoding WXG100 family type VII secretion target; this translates as MSQITFNYPAMLAHAGEMNTYSGVLTALGADLAAQQASLQAAWHGDTSMSQAAWQAQWNTAMEELIRAYRAMGSTHETNTLSMNARDMAEGAKWGA
- a CDS encoding heavy-metal-associated domain-containing protein; its protein translation is MSEQIFAISGMHCNSCVMGVTEALTALAPVREVSVDLDPKGASTVRVLTDSVLSVEEVHDTLVRAGGDFAVAAG
- a CDS encoding class I SAM-dependent methyltransferase, with the translated sequence MSGIDVRHLDGVSETALLTLHQRATEAARTDGILDDPMAISLHASVDYDFAHFGRTHQATALRALIFDKATREYLDYHPCATVVALAEGLQTSFWRVDNGRLTWLSVDLEPIVRLRQRLLPRSERLSHCAQSALDYSWMDRVDDSAGVLITAEGLFQYLERDLVFDLISVCAQRFPGGRLIFDSVPKFLSTHSQRGIRLSEQYVVPPMPFSFTANQYDELRAIPGIRSVRELRMPAGRGKVLRWAAPLLYALPGLDRWRAPHTVVEFG